The proteins below come from a single Prosthecobacter sp. SYSU 5D2 genomic window:
- a CDS encoding efflux RND transporter periplasmic adaptor subunit, with product MNPVYILTALLLMPLAPNVLAVELPATKPQKGTIHRWISLPASLAPWQQVALKARVAGYVKSVSVDLGDTVSAGQQLIEIEVPELEAGIISRRAEVTAADIEVKRLHEARKKSPDLILPQAVDDAEAKLAIAKAGMQEAMTLLDFAQIKAPFAGVVTARNVDPGAYAAAGGETLLHIMDTNTLRMRVPVIELETGFLKVGQQVEVKAEALAGSVVKGSISRISGGLDEATRTLIVEADLKNEDGRMKPGLYVTARLAVEQHDDATIIPVAGLVKEKAASFVFKHVNGKAVKTAVKPGFNDGVNVELPELKPEDVILLPGTVVLADGQDVTVK from the coding sequence GTGAATCCTGTTTATATCCTCACCGCCCTCCTGTTGATGCCGCTCGCTCCCAACGTGCTAGCTGTGGAGCTCCCCGCAACCAAGCCGCAAAAAGGCACCATTCACCGCTGGATCAGCCTTCCTGCCAGCCTGGCACCTTGGCAGCAGGTGGCGCTGAAAGCACGGGTGGCAGGGTATGTGAAAAGCGTTTCTGTAGATCTGGGAGACACGGTCTCTGCCGGACAGCAGCTCATCGAAATTGAAGTGCCCGAGCTGGAAGCCGGAATCATCAGCCGCCGTGCGGAAGTGACCGCAGCGGACATCGAAGTGAAGCGTCTGCATGAAGCCCGCAAGAAGTCTCCTGACCTGATTCTTCCCCAGGCAGTGGATGATGCGGAGGCCAAGCTAGCCATCGCAAAAGCTGGCATGCAGGAGGCAATGACGCTGCTGGATTTTGCCCAGATCAAGGCACCCTTTGCAGGTGTGGTCACTGCCCGCAATGTGGATCCAGGTGCTTATGCTGCTGCCGGTGGCGAAACCCTGCTGCACATTATGGACACAAACACGCTGCGCATGCGGGTGCCGGTGATTGAACTGGAAACAGGTTTTCTAAAGGTGGGTCAGCAGGTGGAAGTGAAGGCTGAAGCCCTGGCAGGCAGTGTGGTGAAGGGCAGCATCAGCCGCATTTCCGGCGGACTGGATGAAGCGACGAGGACCCTTATTGTGGAAGCAGACCTCAAAAATGAAGATGGCCGCATGAAGCCCGGCCTGTATGTGACGGCGCGTCTCGCCGTGGAGCAGCATGATGATGCAACCATCATCCCGGTGGCTGGTCTGGTGAAGGAGAAGGCCGCCAGCTTTGTCTTCAAACATGTCAATGGCAAGGCGGTGAAGACCGCAGTGAAGCCTGGATTCAACGATGGCGTGAATGTGGAACTGCCAGAGCTGAAACCTGAAGATGTGATCTTGCTTCCTGGCACTGTGGTGCTGGCAGACGGGCAGGATGTGACGGTGAAATGA
- a CDS encoding efflux RND transporter permease subunit produces MNLARFALRHPWTVLVAVVAVCLGAWLGLQRMTRDIFPPLGIPTIYVAQPYGGMDPLQMEGYLTYRYEYHFLYIANISHVESKSIQGASIMKLQFHPGTDMSQAMSETVAQVNRSRAFMPPGTVAPFIMRFDAGSVAVGHLVFSTDDPNITLNQMQDQALNRVRPAFATLPGVSAPPPFGGSSRAILVNVNPDRMKAYGLSPDDIVKAISRGNPISPSGNINLDGLYPIVPTNAIVSNVKDLEAVPLKKTEAGAVFIRDVATVSDGADVTTAYALANGKRTVYLPVTKRAEASTLDVVKKVRESIPEFQKLLPDGIKVDFAFDQTPVVNRTIRDLVKEGALGAVLTGLMVLVFLRDLRTAFIVIINIPLSLLAAAFGLWITGENIHLMTLGGLALAVGILVDEATVTVENIHTHLGRGKSLARAALDGTLETTLPRLLAMLCILAVFIPAFFMEGAAKALFVPLALAVGFAMFASFILSSTLVPVLSVWFLPKNAKHEENRLSFFGRAYQGLVKGAVAIRWILVPGYLAGAVLIIMSFGPFLGTEIFPKTDSGQFAIRFRAPSGTQVGITEKIAQQILKTIADEAGGEDKVDMTIGMVGVHNSSFPVNLVHLWNGGPEEGWLAVQLKPEAGVEVEAFQEKLRGIFARDLPDVRLSFEPQDIVSRVMSFGSPTPVEIAVSGPSLPASKEHAEKIMARLKELPFMRDVQIAQTLDAPTVNVQIDRERAGLLGVDVEDVTRSLVAATTSSRFTAPVFWADPGSGISFNVQVQIPEERTQSIEDLGNMTVTSKTGTPVLLRNLAKIEKGTAVGTYERYNLVRIVSVTANVVDTDFGSAIKAVNKLLAELGPAPDGKTRVDVRGQVIPYNQLYEGFSSGLVIAIVVIFLLLCANFQSLRLALVVISTMPAVIAGVVLALFFTGTTVNIQSAMGSIMAVGVAVANAILLVTFADRSRISHHGDRRLGAVEGAVSRLRPILMTSFAMIAGMMPLALGLGEGGAQSAPLGRAVVGGLALATVATLLVLPAVFAMFASKKPTSASLDPDDEEGAFFEAHAV; encoded by the coding sequence ATGAATTTAGCCCGTTTCGCCCTTCGTCATCCTTGGACTGTTCTTGTCGCCGTGGTGGCCGTGTGCTTGGGGGCATGGCTGGGTCTGCAACGGATGACGCGGGACATTTTTCCACCGCTGGGCATCCCCACCATCTATGTGGCGCAGCCGTATGGAGGCATGGATCCTTTGCAGATGGAGGGCTACCTGACCTACCGTTACGAGTACCATTTCCTCTACATTGCCAATATTTCTCATGTGGAGAGCAAGTCCATCCAGGGAGCTTCCATCATGAAGCTGCAGTTCCATCCCGGCACGGACATGAGCCAGGCGATGTCTGAGACGGTGGCACAGGTGAACCGCTCACGCGCCTTCATGCCGCCCGGCACGGTGGCTCCGTTCATCATGCGCTTTGATGCGGGCAGTGTGGCGGTGGGGCATCTGGTCTTTTCCACGGACGATCCTAATATTACGCTGAACCAGATGCAGGACCAGGCGCTGAACCGGGTGCGCCCGGCCTTTGCCACGTTGCCAGGCGTGTCCGCACCGCCGCCGTTTGGCGGGAGCTCGCGCGCCATTTTGGTGAATGTGAATCCGGACCGCATGAAAGCCTACGGCCTATCACCGGATGATATTGTAAAGGCGATTTCGCGGGGCAACCCCATCAGTCCATCAGGAAACATTAACCTGGATGGTCTCTACCCGATTGTGCCGACAAATGCGATCGTCTCCAATGTCAAGGACCTGGAGGCGGTGCCGCTGAAGAAGACGGAGGCGGGCGCGGTCTTCATCCGGGATGTGGCCACCGTTTCTGACGGGGCGGATGTGACCACTGCCTATGCCCTGGCCAATGGCAAGCGCACCGTTTATCTCCCGGTGACGAAACGTGCAGAGGCCTCCACGCTGGATGTGGTGAAGAAGGTGCGGGAGAGCATTCCTGAATTTCAGAAACTGCTGCCGGACGGCATCAAGGTGGACTTCGCCTTTGACCAGACGCCGGTGGTGAACCGCACGATCCGGGATCTGGTCAAGGAAGGGGCCCTGGGGGCTGTGCTCACCGGCCTGATGGTGCTGGTGTTCCTGCGGGATCTGCGCACGGCCTTCATCGTGATCATCAACATCCCGCTGTCCCTGCTGGCGGCGGCCTTTGGCCTGTGGATCACGGGGGAAAACATCCACCTCATGACCCTCGGTGGCCTGGCCCTGGCGGTGGGCATCCTGGTGGATGAAGCCACAGTGACAGTGGAAAACATCCACACCCATCTGGGGCGTGGCAAGTCCCTGGCGCGCGCGGCATTGGACGGTACGCTGGAGACGACTCTGCCGCGCTTGCTGGCCATGCTTTGCATTTTGGCGGTGTTCATTCCAGCCTTCTTTATGGAGGGCGCGGCAAAGGCTTTGTTCGTGCCGCTGGCCCTGGCCGTGGGGTTTGCGATGTTCGCCAGCTTCATTCTTTCCAGCACCCTGGTGCCAGTGCTGTCGGTGTGGTTTCTGCCCAAGAATGCAAAGCATGAGGAGAACCGTCTGAGTTTCTTTGGCCGTGCCTACCAGGGGTTGGTGAAGGGGGCGGTGGCCATCCGCTGGATTTTGGTGCCAGGCTACCTGGCTGGGGCGGTGCTCATCATCATGAGCTTTGGCCCGTTTCTGGGGACCGAGATTTTTCCGAAGACGGACAGCGGCCAGTTTGCCATCCGTTTTCGTGCACCGAGCGGCACGCAGGTGGGCATCACGGAAAAGATCGCCCAGCAGATCCTCAAAACCATCGCGGATGAAGCAGGCGGCGAGGACAAGGTGGACATGACCATTGGCATGGTGGGCGTGCATAACTCCAGCTTCCCGGTGAACCTGGTGCATCTCTGGAACGGAGGTCCGGAGGAGGGCTGGCTGGCGGTGCAGCTCAAACCGGAAGCGGGAGTGGAGGTGGAAGCTTTTCAGGAAAAACTGCGCGGCATCTTTGCCCGGGATCTGCCAGATGTCCGGCTGTCGTTTGAGCCGCAGGATATTGTCAGCCGTGTGATGAGTTTTGGCTCGCCAACTCCTGTGGAGATTGCGGTGAGCGGGCCCAGCCTGCCTGCCAGCAAGGAGCATGCGGAGAAGATCATGGCCAGACTGAAAGAGCTGCCTTTCATGCGCGATGTGCAGATCGCCCAGACGCTGGATGCACCGACGGTGAATGTGCAGATTGATCGTGAGCGGGCGGGATTGCTGGGGGTGGATGTGGAAGATGTCACGCGCTCCCTCGTCGCGGCGACAACCTCAAGCCGTTTCACGGCCCCGGTGTTTTGGGCGGACCCGGGCAGCGGTATCAGTTTCAACGTGCAGGTGCAGATTCCTGAGGAGCGCACCCAGTCCATCGAGGACTTGGGCAACATGACGGTGACCTCCAAAACCGGCACGCCGGTCTTGCTGCGGAATCTGGCGAAGATTGAAAAGGGGACGGCGGTGGGAACCTATGAGCGCTATAACCTGGTGCGGATTGTCAGCGTGACCGCCAACGTGGTGGATACTGATTTTGGCAGCGCCATCAAGGCGGTGAACAAACTGCTGGCAGAGCTGGGCCCGGCGCCGGATGGCAAGACACGGGTGGATGTGCGCGGACAGGTGATCCCGTATAACCAGCTATATGAAGGATTCAGCAGCGGCCTGGTCATTGCCATTGTGGTGATCTTTTTGCTGCTGTGCGCCAACTTCCAGTCCCTGCGGCTTGCATTGGTCGTCATCTCCACCATGCCGGCGGTCATCGCCGGGGTGGTGCTGGCGTTGTTCTTTACCGGGACGACTGTGAACATCCAGTCCGCGATGGGGTCCATCATGGCCGTGGGTGTGGCGGTGGCGAACGCGATCTTGCTTGTCACCTTTGCAGACCGTTCCCGCATCAGCCATCACGGAGACCGTCGCCTGGGCGCGGTGGAGGGTGCGGTCAGCCGTCTGCGGCCGATTTTGATGACCAGCTTTGCCATGATCGCCGGGATGATGCCGCTGGCCCTGGGCCTGGGCGAAGGCGGCGCGCAGTCCGCTCCCTTGGGCCGTGCCGTGGTGGGCGGTCTGGCCCTGGCCACGGTGGCCACCCTGCTGGTCCTGCCCGCAGTCTTTGCCATGTTTGCCAGCAAAAAACCGACCTCCGCCTCGCTGGATCCCGATGATGAGGAAGGCGCTTTTTTTGAAGCTCATGCTGTCTGA
- a CDS encoding TSUP family transporter → MIPAFERMALDVRYLPLGGFISGFFGGLSGNQDAFRSLFLLKAGLSKEKFIATGIVLAAVVDVARLPVYAGDFLRSERSADWPLIGLVCLSAFLGAFLSARWLKKMEFGLMKKLVSALLLLVGAGLISGLF, encoded by the coding sequence TTGATCCCGGCCTTTGAGCGGATGGCGCTTGATGTCCGGTATCTGCCTCTGGGGGGATTTATCTCAGGCTTCTTTGGCGGACTCTCTGGCAATCAGGACGCTTTTCGCAGTCTGTTTTTGTTGAAAGCGGGTCTGTCCAAGGAAAAGTTCATTGCCACGGGGATCGTGCTGGCGGCGGTGGTTGATGTGGCGAGGCTGCCTGTCTATGCGGGTGATTTTTTACGATCAGAGCGTTCGGCAGACTGGCCGCTTATTGGGCTGGTATGCCTCTCGGCTTTTCTGGGCGCATTCCTGTCCGCCCGGTGGTTGAAGAAGATGGAGTTCGGCTTGATGAAAAAGCTCGTTAGTGCACTCCTGCTCCTGGTGGGAGCCGGATTGATCTCCGGCTTGTTTTGA
- a CDS encoding TSUP family transporter, translating into MEILVIALVAFLASSLTLFSGFGLGTLLMPVIALFFPLDTAIAISAVVHLANNLFKLGLLGLKADFQVVIRFGVPAILAAVAGAWLLGWLAQMTPLLEYNLAGREISVMPVKVVVGLLIILFVIWS; encoded by the coding sequence ATGGAAATCCTGGTCATAGCACTGGTGGCGTTTCTGGCCTCAAGCCTGACGCTGTTTTCCGGGTTTGGCCTGGGAACGCTGCTGATGCCGGTCATCGCACTGTTTTTTCCGCTGGATACCGCCATAGCCATCAGTGCGGTGGTGCATCTCGCCAATAATTTGTTCAAACTTGGGTTGTTAGGCCTGAAGGCAGATTTTCAGGTGGTGATTCGCTTTGGTGTGCCTGCCATCTTGGCCGCAGTGGCAGGAGCCTGGTTGCTGGGCTGGTTAGCGCAAATGACGCCCCTTTTGGAATATAACCTGGCAGGGCGGGAGATTTCTGTGATGCCCGTGAAGGTGGTCGTTGGATTGCTCATCATCCTGTTTGTCATCTGGAGTTGA
- a CDS encoding DoxX family protein, with product MKVSTLPAVSTHAAIPLIRLMVGAVFLSEGIQKFLLPAEVGAGRFAKIGLPEPELLAAFVGGSEIICGALVLVGFMTRLTVLPLLAIMFTALWTTKLPILTNKGFWKMAHEARTDFSVVMGSLFLLLVGAGAFSVDAWMRQRRDAADS from the coding sequence ATGAAGGTGTCAACATTACCTGCTGTTTCAACCCATGCGGCCATTCCGCTTATCCGTCTGATGGTGGGTGCGGTCTTTCTGTCGGAAGGTATCCAGAAGTTCCTTTTACCTGCGGAAGTGGGTGCGGGGCGGTTTGCCAAGATTGGTCTGCCGGAGCCGGAACTTCTCGCTGCGTTCGTGGGTGGATCTGAGATTATTTGCGGGGCCTTGGTATTGGTTGGTTTCATGACTCGCCTTACCGTGCTGCCTCTGCTGGCCATCATGTTCACGGCTCTGTGGACCACCAAGCTACCCATTCTCACGAACAAAGGTTTTTGGAAGATGGCGCACGAGGCACGTACGGATTTTTCCGTGGTGATGGGCTCGCTGTTTTTGCTGCTGGTAGGAGCTGGAGCGTTTTCAGTGGATGCATGGATGCGCCAGCGCAGAGATGCAGCTGATTCCTGA
- a CDS encoding GTP pyrophosphokinase — protein MMISDSLLELAQKIATEAHEGQFRRGGVVPYIEHPRAVVGRVGDDKDAQVVAWLHDVLEDSGLTAESLVEAGIPAHLVKVVVLMTKTEGTDYEAYLEGIAGSALARKVKIADMLSNLADGPSEKQMRKYAKGLLRLVGAEE, from the coding sequence ATGATGATCTCGGATTCATTGTTGGAGCTTGCGCAGAAGATTGCGACTGAGGCTCATGAGGGGCAATTCCGGCGGGGCGGGGTGGTTCCGTACATTGAACATCCGAGGGCAGTGGTGGGGCGGGTGGGGGATGACAAGGATGCGCAAGTGGTGGCTTGGCTGCATGATGTCCTGGAGGACTCTGGCCTTACGGCGGAATCGCTGGTGGAGGCGGGGATCCCGGCGCATCTGGTGAAGGTGGTGGTGCTGATGACGAAGACAGAGGGGACGGATTATGAAGCGTATCTGGAGGGGATCGCGGGATCGGCGCTGGCGAGGAAGGTGAAGATTGCGGACATGCTTTCAAATCTGGCAGACGGGCCGAGTGAGAAGCAGATGAGGAAATATGCAAAGGGGTTGTTGAGGCTGGTGGGGGCGGAGGAGTGA
- a CDS encoding PH domain-containing protein, translating into MRYRLHEHPAFPGLLSKEDLFLLVERGSLARGDLCADTVTGRDHTVGDVIGDMRAARARAGAQIERPMFREIRADAPGEMEEDLPWEEDDDDTGELPLDEGQFTLAGELILHRSHPAWLGAGKSLFLVFLLGITTWMLLQIQPDYALLSGVCAGGVLMAVWVARATRVYVVTEERVEVVWGILGRSSKEVRICDIRSIDVYESGLKGLLGLGTVDFSSAANSGIEVQFRDIRGAHAVKELVRKLQRGQGKRED; encoded by the coding sequence ATGCGTTATCGTCTGCACGAACATCCGGCGTTTCCGGGGCTGCTGTCCAAAGAGGATCTGTTTCTCCTGGTGGAGAGGGGGTCGCTGGCGCGAGGAGATTTGTGCGCAGATACGGTGACCGGGCGGGACCATACAGTGGGGGATGTGATTGGGGATATGAGGGCGGCAAGGGCGCGGGCGGGGGCACAGATCGAGAGGCCGATGTTCAGGGAAATCCGTGCGGACGCACCGGGGGAGATGGAGGAAGATCTGCCATGGGAAGAGGATGATGACGATACGGGAGAACTGCCGCTGGACGAGGGGCAGTTCACGTTGGCGGGGGAGCTAATCCTGCATCGCTCCCACCCAGCGTGGCTTGGGGCGGGAAAGTCGCTTTTTTTGGTTTTCCTCCTGGGGATCACGACCTGGATGCTACTGCAGATCCAGCCGGATTATGCGTTGCTGAGCGGGGTGTGCGCAGGGGGCGTTTTGATGGCTGTGTGGGTGGCGCGGGCAACGAGGGTGTATGTGGTGACGGAGGAGCGGGTGGAGGTGGTGTGGGGGATCCTGGGCCGCAGTTCCAAGGAGGTGCGGATCTGCGACATCCGCAGCATCGATGTGTATGAAAGCGGGCTGAAGGGGCTGCTGGGGCTGGGCACAGTGGATTTTTCTTCGGCGGCAAATTCGGGGATCGAAGTGCAGTTTCGCGATATCCGGGGGGCGCACGCAGTGAAGGAACTGGTTCGGAAGTTGCAAAGAGGACAGGGTAAGAGGGAGGATTGA
- a CDS encoding very short patch repair endonuclease, which produces MTDIFTPEKRSEVMARIRSTGNKDTELKLMAALREADIKGWRRHAIVKVAAATAGGVRTTSSASPRSRAGEKPKKTAKIALKVRPDFVFWRARVALFVDGCFWHGCPRHGTRPRQNGEFWSAKILRNQARDRKVSRVLRRDGWSVLRIWECTLTPRRIIATLARVKRALERK; this is translated from the coding sequence ATGACCGACATCTTCACCCCCGAGAAGCGCAGCGAGGTCATGGCGCGCATCCGCTCCACAGGTAACAAAGATACTGAGTTGAAACTCATGGCCGCCCTGCGGGAGGCGGACATCAAAGGCTGGCGGCGGCACGCAATCGTCAAGGTCGCCGCAGCGACAGCGGGCGGAGTGCGGACGACCTCGTCCGCATCCCCCAGAAGCAGAGCAGGTGAAAAGCCAAAAAAAACCGCCAAAATCGCTCTCAAAGTCCGTCCGGATTTCGTCTTCTGGCGCGCCCGTGTGGCCCTCTTTGTGGACGGGTGTTTCTGGCACGGCTGCCCCAGGCATGGGACCCGGCCGCGACAGAACGGGGAGTTTTGGTCAGCCAAAATCCTCCGCAACCAAGCGCGAGATCGCAAAGTCAGTCGTGTACTGCGCAGGGATGGCTGGTCGGTCCTGCGCATCTGGGAATGCACCCTGACTCCCCGCCGCATCATCGCCACCCTGGCGCGGGTGAAACGCGCCTTGGAGAGAAAATGA
- a CDS encoding HEAT repeat domain-containing protein has protein sequence MKAVPHTVSALAAGIMLGVLACLLMLRVLDDEAKPENVPGGPTLAKEIKNHVPPSPKASAFFPSAPEIPREFRESNETDQAAWEQMEKEFWETGDETFRLEMLDQIEIRFYTVMILPFLKKIIESPQEQMSSLVRDRALELLSGNTSPEILPLLRSAIRAGDEDFRTRALLASSQVRSPDVIDFIGSSLMDPDSLVRLSVFDAVEHQTEHVRHRIYGKALMAAHPDVALQAIGELQVSSSHAGIPVLISGMNAPLAEVRQEAAAALEFLFGKSFEHPAEAAAWWEANQKRYDSELVEKD, from the coding sequence ATGAAAGCCGTTCCTCACACTGTTTCGGCTCTGGCCGCCGGCATTATGCTTGGCGTGCTGGCCTGCCTGCTAATGCTGCGTGTTCTGGATGACGAGGCAAAACCGGAAAATGTGCCTGGCGGCCCAACCTTGGCAAAGGAGATAAAAAATCATGTCCCTCCATCCCCCAAGGCATCTGCCTTCTTCCCATCGGCTCCCGAAATTCCACGGGAGTTCAGGGAGTCCAATGAAACCGACCAGGCTGCTTGGGAACAAATGGAAAAGGAGTTTTGGGAAACGGGGGACGAGACGTTCAGGCTTGAAATGCTGGATCAAATCGAAATCCGTTTCTACACCGTCATGATCCTGCCTTTTCTGAAAAAAATCATTGAATCGCCCCAGGAGCAAATGAGCAGCCTTGTGCGTGACCGGGCGCTGGAATTGCTGTCGGGCAATACTTCACCTGAAATCCTTCCGCTGCTCCGATCCGCCATCCGCGCAGGGGATGAGGACTTTCGCACAAGGGCGCTTTTGGCTTCCTCGCAGGTGCGCAGCCCGGATGTCATTGACTTCATCGGCAGCTCGCTCATGGATCCAGATTCCCTGGTCCGGTTAAGCGTCTTTGATGCTGTTGAACACCAGACAGAGCACGTCCGTCATCGCATCTACGGAAAAGCTCTCATGGCAGCCCATCCTGATGTCGCTCTCCAAGCCATTGGGGAATTGCAGGTCAGTTCCAGCCATGCCGGCATTCCGGTGCTGATCTCCGGAATGAACGCACCACTGGCCGAGGTGCGCCAGGAGGCCGCAGCAGCCTTGGAGTTTTTATTTGGCAAGTCCTTTGAACACCCGGCAGAAGCTGCCGCCTGGTGGGAGGCTAACCAAAAGCGTTACGATAGCGAGCTGGTTGAAAAAGACTGA